From Bradyrhizobium erythrophlei:
CCACATTCTGAACGCCGGATATCTTTTGGCCGGCGCCTGTCAGCAACCGACGCATGGCAGCCAGCCGCGCGGTCGCACCCTCGGCATCGATGCCGACGCCTTGCGACGGAGGCATGGTATAAATTCTAAGGTCTTCCGAAAACGAAGAAACCTTGAGCGCCTCGGATCTCATCATGACGAAAAAAGCTCTCTGGACAAGTCTGTGATGGAGGCTTCAAAAATGCGGTTCTTGTGGAGACGGATTTGGTCGATCAAGGCCCAGAGGTCATCGTCACTCCGGGGAAGGTTACCCTGTTGGCTAATGTCGATGTCGAGCAAAAAAGACACGGTGCGGATTAGGGGACTCGGTGTCGATCCCGCGTTCAATATGAGCTTAAACGGGCTGTTTGCAATGTCCATGGCTCCATTTATGGCAAAACTCTCAACGCTCTGCCAGCCCTCGAACTCGGGAAATACAGGCCTGAACACGAGGTAATCGTCAATCGGTACGGGCCTTTCGTCAGGATTCGGAACATCGATGCGGTTAATATATCGCACTCCGATTCGAGAGACCTCGCGCCAGCCCGCGACTTTCCGCCAGACAGCCCAATTCCGCCTGGCGTATGCGATAAACTCTTCCCAGCCGCTATATGGGGCGAGACGAGAGGCTGACACATTCTGGGGCCCGATGATGGCAACGTTTATCGCGTCTGCGGAGGACAATCGATAGCCGGCAAATTCCACCTGAGCGCGATTATTTTGGTCGCCCGGGCCCGCGGTGAACGAGATGTTCTGCAAGAGCTGCGGAGGAACGGGATAATCACCCGTCAGGCGGTCCCTAATCTTTTCGACTTCGTCGATCCCGATCGGATCAGCAAGGCGCAGCTCCACGACCGCTTCGGTGATCGGCGGGCGTCTATACGGGCTGCTGCTCATCGGGGTCGCCTTCATGAGAGCAAATTACGGCAAATTCTTAAAGATTCGCCCCATGGGCCGCAACGTGCAAAATCCCCTTGCGCTGGCCGAAACTGGACAATCGCCCAGACGTCGCGCTTCAATGGCGCATGCCCGCCTCACCCGCCGCCGCATAGCTATCTCTTGGACTCAAGATAGGTGGTCCATACGGCGCTGGCCAAAGGCTGCGACGTTTGCTGAGCGCACGTCTTCTCGACTTGGGCCGCTATCGCCGCCACGTCAATTTTCGCCTGTGTTTGATCGCTTGCTGCAGCAACATAATTGAGCCCCGTCCAGAAACCGTAGATCCAGATGGTGCCCTCTAATCGATGCGCTTGCGTAGACTGCCAGTGGGCGCAACTCATGCGCCCTATACCGATCATGTCGACGGAGACCTTGGCATCCTGCGCTGAGACCCGGCACGCCGGAGCGACAAAGACCAGCGCCGCAATCAAAGCTCGTTTTATCATGCGCCAAATCCGGCCGCCCCCCAACAACATCACTACAAATCAGGCCGCAGCATGACGGCTGAGCGCGGCTGGAAGCGATCGTTCGACGATCCGATTTCCCTGCCGCGCGGTCGCCAGCTCGTCACCCTCGAAGATGCCGGCAACTACATCACGAAGCTTCCGAAGGCCGAGCACGAGGCGCCAGAATGGCAGGCCGCGTCATCCGGGCTGACCGGTATTATTTCCGTGCGCTTGCTTTTTATGTCGCACAACGTCCAGCGAAGGCGAACAGCGTCCTTGAGTTCAAGACCGGCAAGGCCTGTCTTTGGTTCCGTCAT
This genomic window contains:
- a CDS encoding TIGR04255 family protein; protein product: MSSSPYRRPPITEAVVELRLADPIGIDEVEKIRDRLTGDYPVPPQLLQNISFTAGPGDQNNRAQVEFAGYRLSSADAINVAIIGPQNVSASRLAPYSGWEEFIAYARRNWAVWRKVAGWREVSRIGVRYINRIDVPNPDERPVPIDDYLVFRPVFPEFEGWQSVESFAINGAMDIANSPFKLILNAGSTPSPLIRTVSFLLDIDISQQGNLPRSDDDLWALIDQIRLHKNRIFEASITDLSRELFSS